In the Lepidochelys kempii isolate rLepKem1 chromosome 3, rLepKem1.hap2, whole genome shotgun sequence genome, one interval contains:
- the PRSS35 gene encoding inactive serine protease 35 isoform X2 produces the protein MEKSKGSRATHINTMGHILLLLMLSIPVLCLTDGAATEQDFTWHLKNVPQIVSERTFSLDSPKFEAKAKLELSNVCGIECQRRLPVPSLSDLKEFLSYETVFENGTRTLTHVNVLGLAVDAANTTTTRTSPRRKRQIYGTDSRFSISDKRFMTNFPFSTAVKISTGCSGILISPTHVLTAAHCIHNGKDYIKGSKKLRVGLLKMRSKGEGKKRRGAQRGKRDVSVARDHSEHTTELKQRSKGRGRKQKATGRSRKTSDSKPSFQWTRVKSTQIPKGWFEGVTGDVSLDYDYAVLELKRPHKKKYMELGISPTIRKMPGSMIHFSGFDDDRSGQLVYRFCSVSDESSDLFYQYCDAESGSIGSGVYLRLKEPNKKKWKRKIIAVYSGHQWMDVNGMQQDYNVAVRITPLKYAQICFWIHGNDENCTQG, from the exons atggaaaaaagtaAAGGCAGCAG AGCAACACACATTAACACAATGGGACATATATTGCTGTTGTTGATGCTTTCCATTCCCGTATTATGTCTGACTGATGGAGCCGCAACAGAACAAGATTTCACCTGGCACTTGAAGAACGTACCCCAGATTGTGAGTGAACGGACTTTCtcccttgacagccctaaattTGAGGCAAAAGCCAAATTAGAGCTGAGTAATGTGTGTGGAATTGAATGCCAAAGGAGACTCCCAGTGCCAAGCTTGTCTGACCTGAAGGAGTTTCTGTCCTATGAGACCGTTTTTGAGAATGGCACACGGACCCTGACTCATGTGAATGTTCTAGGGCTAGCAGTTGACGCagccaacaccaccaccacaagaaCGTCCCCAAGAAGAAAGAGACAGATATATGGCACAGACAGCAGATTCAGTATCTCTGACAAGCGGTTCATGACCAACTTCCCTTTTAGCACAGCTGTGAAGATTTCCACAGGCTGCAGTGGCATTCTTATTTCCCCCACGCACGTTCTAACAGCTGCTCACTGTATTCATAATGGCAAGGATTACATCAAGGGCAGCAAAAAGCTGAGGGTAGGATTGCTGAAGATGCGATCTAAAGGTGAGGGCAAGAAACGCAGAGGTGCTCAAAGGGGTAAGAGAGATGTTTCTGTGGCAAGAGATCACAGTGAGCATACCACAGAATTGAAGCAGAGATCCAAAGGTCGTGGCAGAAAACAAAAGGCAACAGGGAGGAGTCGGAAAACCTCTGATAGTAAACCTTCCTTCCAGTGGACCAGAGTAAAGAGTACCCAGATCCCAAAAGGCTGGTTTGAAGGTGTAACTGGGGATGTTTCCCTggattatgattatgctgttcTTGAGCTCAAGCGCCCTCACAAAAAGAAATATATGGAGCTGGGAATCAGCCCAACAATCAGAAAGATGCCTGGTAGCATGATCCACTTCTCAGGTTTTGATGATGATCGATCTGGGCAGTTAGTCTATCGATTTTGTAGCGTGTCTGATGAATCCAGTGATCTCTTCTACCAGTACTGTGATGCTGAGTCTGGGTCTATTGGATCTGGAGTCTATCTCCGCCTTAAAGAGCCAAACAAGAAGAAATGGAAACGCAAAATCATTGCTGTTTATTCAGGTCATCAGTGGATGGATGTAAATGGTATGCAGCAGGATTATAATGTAGCGGTACGAATTACTCCTCTCAAGTATGCCCAGATTTGTTTCTGGATACATGGGAATGATGAGAATTGTACACAAGGCTGA
- the PRSS35 gene encoding inactive serine protease 35 isoform X4, which produces MGHILLLLMLSIPVLCLTDGAATEQDFTWHLKNVPQIVSERTFSLDSPKFEAKAKLELSNVCGIECQRRLPVPSLSDLKEFLSYETVFENGTRTLTHVNVLGLAVDAANTTTTRTSPRRKRQIYGTDSRFSISDKRFMTNFPFSTAVKISTGCSGILISPTHVLTAAHCIHNGKDYIKGSKKLRVGLLKMRSKGEGKKRRGAQRGKRDVSVARDHSEHTTELKQRSKGRGRKQKATGRSRKTSDSKPSFQWTRVKSTQIPKGWFEGVTGDVSLDYDYAVLELKRPHKKKYMELGISPTIRKMPGSMIHFSGFDDDRSGQLVYRFCSVSDESSDLFYQYCDAESGSIGSGVYLRLKEPNKKKWKRKIIAVYSGHQWMDVNGMQQDYNVAVRITPLKYAQICFWIHGNDENCTQG; this is translated from the coding sequence ATGGGACATATATTGCTGTTGTTGATGCTTTCCATTCCCGTATTATGTCTGACTGATGGAGCCGCAACAGAACAAGATTTCACCTGGCACTTGAAGAACGTACCCCAGATTGTGAGTGAACGGACTTTCtcccttgacagccctaaattTGAGGCAAAAGCCAAATTAGAGCTGAGTAATGTGTGTGGAATTGAATGCCAAAGGAGACTCCCAGTGCCAAGCTTGTCTGACCTGAAGGAGTTTCTGTCCTATGAGACCGTTTTTGAGAATGGCACACGGACCCTGACTCATGTGAATGTTCTAGGGCTAGCAGTTGACGCagccaacaccaccaccacaagaaCGTCCCCAAGAAGAAAGAGACAGATATATGGCACAGACAGCAGATTCAGTATCTCTGACAAGCGGTTCATGACCAACTTCCCTTTTAGCACAGCTGTGAAGATTTCCACAGGCTGCAGTGGCATTCTTATTTCCCCCACGCACGTTCTAACAGCTGCTCACTGTATTCATAATGGCAAGGATTACATCAAGGGCAGCAAAAAGCTGAGGGTAGGATTGCTGAAGATGCGATCTAAAGGTGAGGGCAAGAAACGCAGAGGTGCTCAAAGGGGTAAGAGAGATGTTTCTGTGGCAAGAGATCACAGTGAGCATACCACAGAATTGAAGCAGAGATCCAAAGGTCGTGGCAGAAAACAAAAGGCAACAGGGAGGAGTCGGAAAACCTCTGATAGTAAACCTTCCTTCCAGTGGACCAGAGTAAAGAGTACCCAGATCCCAAAAGGCTGGTTTGAAGGTGTAACTGGGGATGTTTCCCTggattatgattatgctgttcTTGAGCTCAAGCGCCCTCACAAAAAGAAATATATGGAGCTGGGAATCAGCCCAACAATCAGAAAGATGCCTGGTAGCATGATCCACTTCTCAGGTTTTGATGATGATCGATCTGGGCAGTTAGTCTATCGATTTTGTAGCGTGTCTGATGAATCCAGTGATCTCTTCTACCAGTACTGTGATGCTGAGTCTGGGTCTATTGGATCTGGAGTCTATCTCCGCCTTAAAGAGCCAAACAAGAAGAAATGGAAACGCAAAATCATTGCTGTTTATTCAGGTCATCAGTGGATGGATGTAAATGGTATGCAGCAGGATTATAATGTAGCGGTACGAATTACTCCTCTCAAGTATGCCCAGATTTGTTTCTGGATACATGGGAATGATGAGAATTGTACACAAGGCTGA
- the PRSS35 gene encoding inactive serine protease 35 isoform X3 encodes MGATHINTMGHILLLLMLSIPVLCLTDGAATEQDFTWHLKNVPQIVSERTFSLDSPKFEAKAKLELSNVCGIECQRRLPVPSLSDLKEFLSYETVFENGTRTLTHVNVLGLAVDAANTTTTRTSPRRKRQIYGTDSRFSISDKRFMTNFPFSTAVKISTGCSGILISPTHVLTAAHCIHNGKDYIKGSKKLRVGLLKMRSKGEGKKRRGAQRGKRDVSVARDHSEHTTELKQRSKGRGRKQKATGRSRKTSDSKPSFQWTRVKSTQIPKGWFEGVTGDVSLDYDYAVLELKRPHKKKYMELGISPTIRKMPGSMIHFSGFDDDRSGQLVYRFCSVSDESSDLFYQYCDAESGSIGSGVYLRLKEPNKKKWKRKIIAVYSGHQWMDVNGMQQDYNVAVRITPLKYAQICFWIHGNDENCTQG; translated from the exons ATGGG AGCAACACACATTAACACAATGGGACATATATTGCTGTTGTTGATGCTTTCCATTCCCGTATTATGTCTGACTGATGGAGCCGCAACAGAACAAGATTTCACCTGGCACTTGAAGAACGTACCCCAGATTGTGAGTGAACGGACTTTCtcccttgacagccctaaattTGAGGCAAAAGCCAAATTAGAGCTGAGTAATGTGTGTGGAATTGAATGCCAAAGGAGACTCCCAGTGCCAAGCTTGTCTGACCTGAAGGAGTTTCTGTCCTATGAGACCGTTTTTGAGAATGGCACACGGACCCTGACTCATGTGAATGTTCTAGGGCTAGCAGTTGACGCagccaacaccaccaccacaagaaCGTCCCCAAGAAGAAAGAGACAGATATATGGCACAGACAGCAGATTCAGTATCTCTGACAAGCGGTTCATGACCAACTTCCCTTTTAGCACAGCTGTGAAGATTTCCACAGGCTGCAGTGGCATTCTTATTTCCCCCACGCACGTTCTAACAGCTGCTCACTGTATTCATAATGGCAAGGATTACATCAAGGGCAGCAAAAAGCTGAGGGTAGGATTGCTGAAGATGCGATCTAAAGGTGAGGGCAAGAAACGCAGAGGTGCTCAAAGGGGTAAGAGAGATGTTTCTGTGGCAAGAGATCACAGTGAGCATACCACAGAATTGAAGCAGAGATCCAAAGGTCGTGGCAGAAAACAAAAGGCAACAGGGAGGAGTCGGAAAACCTCTGATAGTAAACCTTCCTTCCAGTGGACCAGAGTAAAGAGTACCCAGATCCCAAAAGGCTGGTTTGAAGGTGTAACTGGGGATGTTTCCCTggattatgattatgctgttcTTGAGCTCAAGCGCCCTCACAAAAAGAAATATATGGAGCTGGGAATCAGCCCAACAATCAGAAAGATGCCTGGTAGCATGATCCACTTCTCAGGTTTTGATGATGATCGATCTGGGCAGTTAGTCTATCGATTTTGTAGCGTGTCTGATGAATCCAGTGATCTCTTCTACCAGTACTGTGATGCTGAGTCTGGGTCTATTGGATCTGGAGTCTATCTCCGCCTTAAAGAGCCAAACAAGAAGAAATGGAAACGCAAAATCATTGCTGTTTATTCAGGTCATCAGTGGATGGATGTAAATGGTATGCAGCAGGATTATAATGTAGCGGTACGAATTACTCCTCTCAAGTATGCCCAGATTTGTTTCTGGATACATGGGAATGATGAGAATTGTACACAAGGCTGA
- the PRSS35 gene encoding inactive serine protease 35 isoform X1: protein MLTDLRAGVYGLAVWSLSGKRATHINTMGHILLLLMLSIPVLCLTDGAATEQDFTWHLKNVPQIVSERTFSLDSPKFEAKAKLELSNVCGIECQRRLPVPSLSDLKEFLSYETVFENGTRTLTHVNVLGLAVDAANTTTTRTSPRRKRQIYGTDSRFSISDKRFMTNFPFSTAVKISTGCSGILISPTHVLTAAHCIHNGKDYIKGSKKLRVGLLKMRSKGEGKKRRGAQRGKRDVSVARDHSEHTTELKQRSKGRGRKQKATGRSRKTSDSKPSFQWTRVKSTQIPKGWFEGVTGDVSLDYDYAVLELKRPHKKKYMELGISPTIRKMPGSMIHFSGFDDDRSGQLVYRFCSVSDESSDLFYQYCDAESGSIGSGVYLRLKEPNKKKWKRKIIAVYSGHQWMDVNGMQQDYNVAVRITPLKYAQICFWIHGNDENCTQG from the exons ATGCTAACAG acctgaGAGCTGGAGTTTATGGACTAGCTGTTTGGAGCCTCAGCGGGAAAAG AGCAACACACATTAACACAATGGGACATATATTGCTGTTGTTGATGCTTTCCATTCCCGTATTATGTCTGACTGATGGAGCCGCAACAGAACAAGATTTCACCTGGCACTTGAAGAACGTACCCCAGATTGTGAGTGAACGGACTTTCtcccttgacagccctaaattTGAGGCAAAAGCCAAATTAGAGCTGAGTAATGTGTGTGGAATTGAATGCCAAAGGAGACTCCCAGTGCCAAGCTTGTCTGACCTGAAGGAGTTTCTGTCCTATGAGACCGTTTTTGAGAATGGCACACGGACCCTGACTCATGTGAATGTTCTAGGGCTAGCAGTTGACGCagccaacaccaccaccacaagaaCGTCCCCAAGAAGAAAGAGACAGATATATGGCACAGACAGCAGATTCAGTATCTCTGACAAGCGGTTCATGACCAACTTCCCTTTTAGCACAGCTGTGAAGATTTCCACAGGCTGCAGTGGCATTCTTATTTCCCCCACGCACGTTCTAACAGCTGCTCACTGTATTCATAATGGCAAGGATTACATCAAGGGCAGCAAAAAGCTGAGGGTAGGATTGCTGAAGATGCGATCTAAAGGTGAGGGCAAGAAACGCAGAGGTGCTCAAAGGGGTAAGAGAGATGTTTCTGTGGCAAGAGATCACAGTGAGCATACCACAGAATTGAAGCAGAGATCCAAAGGTCGTGGCAGAAAACAAAAGGCAACAGGGAGGAGTCGGAAAACCTCTGATAGTAAACCTTCCTTCCAGTGGACCAGAGTAAAGAGTACCCAGATCCCAAAAGGCTGGTTTGAAGGTGTAACTGGGGATGTTTCCCTggattatgattatgctgttcTTGAGCTCAAGCGCCCTCACAAAAAGAAATATATGGAGCTGGGAATCAGCCCAACAATCAGAAAGATGCCTGGTAGCATGATCCACTTCTCAGGTTTTGATGATGATCGATCTGGGCAGTTAGTCTATCGATTTTGTAGCGTGTCTGATGAATCCAGTGATCTCTTCTACCAGTACTGTGATGCTGAGTCTGGGTCTATTGGATCTGGAGTCTATCTCCGCCTTAAAGAGCCAAACAAGAAGAAATGGAAACGCAAAATCATTGCTGTTTATTCAGGTCATCAGTGGATGGATGTAAATGGTATGCAGCAGGATTATAATGTAGCGGTACGAATTACTCCTCTCAAGTATGCCCAGATTTGTTTCTGGATACATGGGAATGATGAGAATTGTACACAAGGCTGA